One segment of Methylocella silvestris BL2 DNA contains the following:
- a CDS encoding host attachment protein has translation MAHSAKLWIVVADGGQARVVIPRPEDFTLETHDHMTSESAHLRSSDLGADRPGRVHESASATRHSAEPRTDPAEAAKQHFAQKLGRWVADASRRGEFDELVLVAPSHILSELKDSLDKPAADKLRGALAKDLTKVPDHELQPHLSQWVRPPHRIR, from the coding sequence ATGGCGCACAGCGCAAAGCTATGGATCGTCGTGGCTGATGGAGGGCAGGCGCGCGTCGTGATCCCGCGCCCCGAAGATTTTACCCTCGAAACGCATGATCATATGACGTCCGAAAGCGCCCATTTGCGCTCCTCCGACCTTGGCGCGGATCGGCCGGGCCGCGTCCATGAAAGCGCCTCCGCGACCCGCCATAGCGCCGAACCGCGCACCGACCCGGCCGAAGCGGCCAAGCAGCATTTTGCGCAGAAGCTGGGGCGCTGGGTGGCGGACGCCTCGCGGCGGGGCGAATTCGATGAGCTCGTGCTCGTCGCGCCAAGCCATATCCTGAGCGAACTTAAGGACAGCCTCGACAAGCCGGCGGCCGATAAGCTGCGCGGCGCTCTCGCCAAGGATCTGACCAAGGTTCCGGACCACGAACTGCAGCCGCATCTTAGCCAATGGGTCCGGCCGCCCCATCGGATTCGTTAG
- the eat gene encoding ethanolamine permease, whose translation MEEAHGHHVGVVTHHELKQSLSTLQLWAIAVGLVISGEYFGWSYGWATAGTLGFTVTALFIAAMYTTFIFSFTELTTSIPHAGGPFAYARHAYGPTGGYFAGAATLIEFVFAPPAISLAIGAYLNVQFPALDPKVAALGAYIIFMGLNIIGVEIAATFELVVTVLAIFELLVFMGVVSPGFSIANFVKGGWSGQDQFSGAAISGMFAAIPFAIWFFLAIEGVAMAAEEAKDPKRSIPIAYITGILTLLFLAIGVMLFAGAAGDWTLLSNINDPLPQAMKFIVGEKSGWLHMLVALGLFGLVASFHGIIIGYSRQIFALARAGYLPPVLAKVHPKFKTPWIAILAGGAVGIAAIFSDNLLVIGGQPLTANIVTMSVFGAILMYIISMASLFKLRQTEPTMARPFRAPFYPWFPAFALIAAGVCMIAMIYYNFLIFIIFCVLLAIGYLYFLTTAKRREESPIDALIESTDELKAEGVQP comes from the coding sequence ATGGAAGAAGCACATGGGCATCATGTTGGCGTCGTAACGCATCATGAGCTGAAGCAGAGTCTGTCGACTCTCCAGCTTTGGGCCATCGCCGTCGGCCTCGTCATTTCCGGGGAATATTTCGGCTGGAGCTATGGCTGGGCCACGGCGGGAACGCTCGGCTTCACCGTCACGGCGCTGTTCATCGCCGCCATGTATACGACCTTCATTTTCAGCTTCACAGAGCTCACGACCTCCATCCCTCATGCGGGCGGCCCGTTCGCCTATGCGCGCCACGCCTATGGCCCGACCGGCGGTTATTTCGCCGGGGCGGCGACGCTGATCGAATTCGTTTTCGCGCCGCCGGCGATCTCGCTCGCCATCGGCGCCTATCTTAACGTGCAATTTCCGGCTCTCGATCCCAAAGTCGCGGCATTGGGCGCCTACATCATATTCATGGGGCTCAACATTATCGGCGTCGAAATCGCCGCCACTTTCGAACTTGTGGTGACGGTGCTGGCGATTTTCGAACTGCTCGTCTTCATGGGCGTCGTCAGCCCGGGCTTCTCGATCGCCAATTTCGTCAAGGGCGGCTGGTCCGGTCAGGATCAATTCAGCGGGGCGGCGATTTCCGGCATGTTCGCGGCGATCCCCTTTGCGATCTGGTTCTTCCTCGCGATCGAAGGCGTCGCCATGGCCGCCGAGGAAGCCAAGGATCCAAAGCGCTCGATCCCGATCGCCTATATCACCGGCATCCTGACCCTTCTGTTTCTGGCCATCGGCGTCATGCTGTTCGCCGGGGCCGCGGGCGACTGGACGTTGCTTTCGAACATCAATGACCCGCTGCCGCAGGCCATGAAATTCATCGTTGGGGAAAAGAGCGGCTGGCTGCACATGCTGGTGGCGCTTGGCCTGTTCGGCCTCGTCGCCTCCTTTCACGGCATCATCATCGGCTATTCGCGGCAGATTTTCGCGCTGGCGCGGGCGGGTTATCTTCCGCCCGTGCTCGCCAAAGTGCATCCGAAATTCAAGACCCCGTGGATCGCGATCCTCGCCGGCGGCGCCGTCGGCATCGCGGCGATCTTCAGCGACAATCTGCTCGTCATCGGCGGCCAGCCTCTGACGGCGAACATCGTCACCATGTCGGTGTTCGGCGCGATCTTGATGTACATCATCAGCATGGCGAGCCTGTTCAAGCTGCGCCAGACCGAGCCGACGATGGCGCGTCCGTTCCGCGCGCCGTTCTATCCGTGGTTCCCGGCCTTCGCTCTGATCGCGGCCGGCGTCTGCATGATCGCGATGATCTACTATAATTTCCTGATCTTCATCATCTTCTGCGTCCTGCTGGCGATCGGCTATCTCTACTTCCTCACCACCGCGAAGCGGCGCGAGGAGTCGCCGATTGACGCGCTCATCGAGTCGACCGATGAATTGAAGGCCGAAGGCGTCCAGCCCTAA